Proteins encoded within one genomic window of uncultured Sphingopyxis sp.:
- a CDS encoding autotransporter domain-containing protein — MQQFSGFGIASHHQYRARSRRVGLGLGTCLAGAAAALLVTGVPVAAQANPDISMLRAPLHKVEGASVETAVADPEDLTIHLDEGVVLTTDDDYQHGVTLTNFTGGSVTVDAAGASVTTKGTGAIGAVAIAVDGNATIQIGDVLTTGDAANGIVAGSANGSVGVEAGQVVTEGGNAFGIHATGYAGPINVSAASVRTSGSYATGIHAVSNGEVTIDVGDVRTTGDNSVGVNGQAGQRPAYDEDTGLPILSDPADLTIRADNIETRGHSSDGLIATNFTKGNTSVEIGSVSTSGDNSWGAYAGGFGNVSLHAGTVETTGVGSVGLGAVSYYGDVDVSAGSVVTRGDFSNGVNVVNYDPTKSTSIDLGSVETHGNSSTGVYMGGPYWQYNEGQAVVLTADTVITHGVSSAAVAIRSGGDLTIDLGQVVAEGDRSRGVAIASGWGDISLTVDNVVTKGESQYGRDTIGIRIGTIRGSVDAAIGSVETSSHNSPAILTSGFYTDQNFIISGKLQTDGYHASGFQADIDTGTLTLDAASIATKGDASNGVKVGIRSGEVDIRTGVIETSGENSAGILVESVSYDGQAHHVAVDAGSITTRGGRSAGINLLALGASADIEAGNITTSGDYSAGVSAVAVSGIDPVGNPFGGDLNIEVGTVATKGDDAPAIDAIAYGAIAIKAEKVVTEGARSTGIRAQAYGDISIDAGTVETDGDRADGINANSNIGGSAGGIKIAVNSVTTTGTAASGIRAEAYGGPVDIKAESIKTSGYGADGIFAWSYMDDVSIDAGTVATGGDGGRGITAYSGGTTTVVAGDVSTTGAGTSPDFDAGGIKAVGASVIVRAGNVSTKGDYSSGIYANSNFVNDNGQVPRDISVTAASVSTEGAFSHGVVAINTARRADIDVDVGSIKTHGDYSIGIYAAAPTGNISVKADSIETNGKQSAGVVAISNYGGIGVDIGSITTTGEGAAGIYTYAGGAPKAGDTTTAILADSITTSGNYASGVMAIGASEGVHLNIDVDNVSTSGTGSRGVFGYGLGDIAVNAGTIATSGEGASGVEAFSFYGDVKVGAANISTAGQAATGIYASTLTGDVVVEAGDLATRGSFSSGVRAFSRTGDITVTGAGDIRTEGDYSYGVLAFGEGSIAIKNTGRVETAGSFAHGLYALGRGDGLTTVVNSGSVAVNGDYSSAIRALGSYAGGGVKVVSTGDVTAIGENVGGIVAVIPRARGSVPAVAPAVEIDAARVTVSGSPSVGILGLNYWGDVRIRADDVKVEGAGIGISAIALGNISVEAGNVESGGRGIFLSAAGGNRLTVTGDVIAKNHVAIEMGAGSGQSVLNIAKGATVIGGGKRNPADDPYTGPGNAIIVGSESGVVINNAGTIRNLGDRYTIFVVDQYNYDWTPIPGAGSWIDNSGTIEGNLRLTAGEDVLVNSGEFLATKDSIFGEGDDLFVNSGVVRIGSTGIATEGGRAAGAPTSVTFAGLERFENSGAVDMRNGIAGDRLVLSGAFTGTGGSTLALDVGATTADQLVVEGAATGSTNVVVATLPGKATLFAGPVAIIKVGAGSAADAFKLDKADMGFIRYNMRYDAATGTYSLGTQVGSSAYRLAKLNEAAQAIWDKSAQSWSTHMAELRDADGGGRRLWGQIFGGVVDRDSAIDGAPLDYRQDFFGAQVGYDLGGAESEDSSTIFGVTGGYLSSKQHFAGGNERADFDALNLAGYASYRGKHVFANLLGQYSHYRIAAQGGIGDERWSDKVGGDAYGVQGEVGVRLGSEKIFIEPVATLAWQTSSIDAIEAFSHRIDFDNNSAVTGKIGARFGAALGSEGGTQAVLYARGNYVHAFSGKAGLLFSSGDVSQSIVTPRTDDYGEVAVGLNILSKGPVSGFIEGDATIGSGTKGGGGRVGVRFKF, encoded by the coding sequence TTGCAGCAGTTTTCGGGCTTCGGCATTGCATCGCACCATCAGTATCGCGCACGGTCGCGCCGCGTCGGCCTGGGACTGGGCACGTGCCTTGCCGGCGCAGCAGCGGCGTTGCTGGTCACGGGGGTTCCCGTCGCTGCGCAGGCGAACCCCGATATTTCAATGCTCCGCGCTCCGCTTCACAAGGTGGAAGGTGCAAGCGTCGAGACCGCGGTTGCGGATCCGGAAGACCTCACCATACACCTCGATGAGGGCGTCGTCCTGACCACGGACGACGACTATCAGCATGGGGTCACGCTGACCAATTTTACCGGCGGATCGGTTACGGTCGATGCCGCCGGGGCATCGGTCACGACGAAGGGCACCGGCGCGATCGGTGCGGTGGCGATCGCAGTGGACGGCAATGCCACGATCCAGATCGGTGATGTCCTGACAACCGGCGACGCGGCCAACGGGATCGTCGCGGGTTCGGCGAATGGCTCGGTGGGCGTAGAGGCCGGGCAGGTCGTAACCGAGGGTGGAAACGCGTTCGGCATTCATGCAACCGGTTATGCCGGCCCGATCAATGTGTCGGCGGCGTCGGTACGAACGTCAGGCTCATATGCTACCGGCATTCACGCCGTATCGAACGGCGAGGTGACGATCGATGTCGGTGACGTGCGCACGACCGGCGACAATTCGGTCGGCGTCAACGGACAGGCTGGTCAGCGACCGGCTTATGATGAGGATACCGGTCTGCCGATCCTGTCGGATCCCGCCGACCTGACGATCCGGGCCGACAATATCGAAACCCGCGGCCATTCGTCGGACGGGCTGATCGCGACGAATTTCACAAAGGGCAATACCTCGGTCGAAATCGGTAGCGTCAGCACATCGGGCGACAATAGCTGGGGAGCCTATGCCGGCGGTTTCGGAAATGTCTCGTTGCATGCCGGAACGGTGGAAACGACGGGCGTGGGCTCGGTCGGCCTTGGCGCGGTCAGCTACTATGGAGACGTCGACGTGTCGGCGGGCAGCGTTGTCACGCGCGGGGACTTCTCCAATGGTGTGAATGTTGTCAATTACGACCCGACCAAGTCGACCTCGATTGATCTTGGGAGCGTAGAGACGCACGGCAATTCGTCCACCGGTGTTTATATGGGCGGGCCCTATTGGCAATATAACGAGGGGCAAGCGGTCGTCTTGACCGCCGATACGGTGATCACACATGGCGTCAGCTCGGCGGCCGTCGCCATCAGGTCGGGCGGGGATTTGACGATCGATCTTGGCCAAGTGGTTGCCGAGGGTGACCGCTCGCGCGGTGTCGCTATTGCGTCCGGCTGGGGTGATATTTCGCTGACGGTCGATAACGTCGTAACCAAGGGTGAGTCGCAATATGGCCGCGATACGATCGGTATACGGATCGGAACCATCCGTGGGTCGGTCGATGCCGCGATCGGTTCGGTGGAGACGAGCAGCCATAATTCGCCCGCAATCCTGACGAGTGGCTTCTACACCGACCAGAATTTCATCATTAGCGGAAAGCTGCAAACCGACGGATATCATGCCTCGGGTTTTCAGGCGGACATCGACACAGGGACGCTGACTCTCGACGCGGCATCGATCGCGACAAAGGGCGACGCGAGCAACGGCGTGAAAGTCGGTATCCGTTCGGGCGAGGTCGATATCCGCACCGGCGTTATCGAGACGTCCGGCGAGAATTCGGCCGGCATATTGGTCGAGAGCGTCAGCTATGACGGTCAGGCACATCATGTCGCGGTCGATGCAGGCTCGATCACGACACGGGGCGGCAGGTCGGCTGGCATCAACCTGCTCGCGCTCGGCGCGAGTGCCGATATCGAGGCAGGCAACATCACGACCTCGGGTGACTATTCGGCCGGGGTCAGCGCGGTCGCCGTCTCGGGCATCGATCCCGTCGGCAATCCGTTCGGCGGCGATCTAAATATCGAAGTCGGCACCGTCGCGACGAAGGGTGACGATGCGCCCGCGATCGACGCAATTGCCTATGGGGCGATCGCGATCAAGGCCGAGAAGGTTGTGACCGAAGGAGCGCGCTCGACGGGCATCAGGGCACAAGCTTATGGTGATATCTCGATCGACGCAGGCACGGTCGAAACCGACGGCGATCGCGCCGACGGCATCAATGCAAACAGCAATATCGGCGGCAGCGCCGGGGGCATCAAAATCGCCGTTAATAGCGTCACGACGACGGGCACGGCGGCGAGCGGCATTCGCGCTGAAGCCTATGGCGGTCCGGTCGATATCAAAGCGGAAAGTATCAAGACCAGCGGCTACGGGGCCGACGGGATCTTCGCCTGGAGCTATATGGACGATGTGTCGATCGATGCAGGGACGGTTGCGACCGGCGGTGACGGTGGTCGCGGCATCACGGCTTATTCGGGCGGTACGACGACGGTCGTCGCGGGCGACGTCTCGACCACCGGTGCTGGTACGTCCCCTGATTTCGACGCCGGCGGCATCAAGGCTGTCGGTGCTTCGGTGATCGTCAGGGCGGGGAATGTCAGCACCAAGGGCGACTATTCGAGCGGCATCTATGCCAACAGCAATTTTGTCAACGATAACGGCCAGGTGCCGCGAGACATCAGCGTGACCGCGGCCAGCGTTTCGACCGAAGGCGCTTTCTCGCACGGGGTCGTTGCGATCAATACCGCCCGGCGGGCCGATATCGACGTCGATGTCGGCAGTATCAAGACGCATGGCGACTATTCGATCGGCATCTACGCCGCGGCGCCCACCGGCAATATTTCCGTGAAGGCGGATAGCATCGAAACCAACGGAAAGCAGTCGGCGGGTGTCGTGGCGATCAGCAACTATGGCGGCATCGGCGTCGATATCGGGTCGATCACGACGACAGGCGAAGGTGCGGCCGGCATCTACACCTATGCCGGTGGCGCGCCAAAGGCCGGCGACACGACGACTGCGATCCTTGCGGACAGCATTACCACCAGCGGTAACTATGCATCGGGTGTGATGGCGATCGGTGCCAGCGAAGGCGTTCACCTGAATATCGACGTGGATAATGTTTCGACGAGCGGGACGGGTTCGCGGGGTGTTTTCGGTTACGGGCTGGGGGACATTGCGGTCAACGCCGGGACCATCGCAACCTCGGGCGAGGGCGCCTCGGGTGTCGAAGCCTTTTCCTTCTATGGCGATGTGAAGGTCGGCGCGGCGAACATCTCGACGGCCGGCCAGGCCGCGACGGGGATATATGCGAGCACGTTGACCGGCGATGTCGTGGTCGAGGCCGGCGACCTTGCGACGCGGGGCAGCTTTTCATCGGGCGTGCGCGCGTTCAGCCGCACAGGTGACATCACGGTCACCGGCGCCGGCGACATTCGTACCGAAGGGGATTATTCCTACGGCGTCCTTGCCTTTGGCGAGGGTTCTATCGCAATCAAAAATACCGGCCGGGTAGAGACGGCGGGCAGCTTCGCGCACGGGCTTTATGCGCTCGGTCGCGGGGACGGCCTAACCACGGTCGTCAACAGCGGCTCGGTAGCGGTAAACGGCGATTATTCAAGCGCAATCCGGGCGTTGGGCAGCTATGCGGGCGGCGGCGTCAAGGTGGTGTCGACAGGCGATGTCACCGCTATCGGCGAAAATGTCGGCGGCATCGTTGCGGTGATTCCGCGGGCGCGCGGCAGCGTACCGGCGGTGGCGCCGGCCGTCGAGATCGACGCCGCCCGGGTTACGGTGAGCGGTTCCCCGTCGGTCGGGATTTTGGGGCTCAATTATTGGGGCGATGTCCGCATCCGTGCCGACGATGTAAAGGTCGAAGGCGCCGGCATCGGCATTTCCGCAATAGCTCTCGGAAACATCTCTGTCGAAGCGGGGAATGTCGAATCGGGTGGCCGCGGGATATTCCTCTCCGCGGCCGGCGGAAACCGTCTGACCGTCACGGGCGACGTCATCGCGAAGAATCACGTTGCGATCGAAATGGGCGCCGGGTCGGGGCAGTCGGTCCTGAATATCGCCAAGGGGGCCACCGTGATCGGCGGCGGCAAACGTAATCCGGCCGACGATCCCTATACCGGCCCCGGAAACGCTATCATCGTCGGATCGGAGTCGGGTGTCGTCATCAACAATGCCGGTACGATCCGCAATCTGGGGGACCGTTACACGATCTTCGTCGTCGACCAATATAACTATGACTGGACGCCGATCCCGGGCGCAGGAAGCTGGATCGACAACAGCGGCACCATCGAGGGTAATCTCCGGCTGACGGCCGGCGAAGACGTGCTGGTCAATTCCGGCGAGTTTCTGGCAACCAAGGATTCGATCTTTGGCGAAGGTGACGATCTGTTCGTCAATAGCGGTGTCGTTCGCATCGGGTCGACCGGAATTGCGACTGAGGGCGGCCGCGCCGCCGGCGCGCCGACGTCGGTGACGTTCGCGGGTCTCGAACGGTTCGAGAATAGCGGAGCCGTCGACATGCGGAACGGCATCGCCGGGGATCGTCTGGTGCTGTCGGGTGCCTTTACCGGAACGGGCGGATCGACGCTCGCTCTCGATGTCGGCGCGACCACGGCCGACCAGCTGGTCGTGGAGGGCGCTGCAACGGGATCGACCAACGTCGTCGTCGCCACGCTGCCGGGCAAAGCGACGCTGTTCGCGGGACCGGTCGCGATCATCAAGGTCGGCGCGGGATCGGCGGCCGACGCCTTCAAGCTCGACAAGGCCGACATGGGCTTCATCCGGTACAATATGCGCTATGACGCCGCGACGGGAACCTACAGTCTTGGCACGCAAGTCGGCAGCTCCGCCTATCGTCTTGCCAAGCTCAACGAGGCCGCGCAGGCGATATGGGACAAGTCCGCGCAGTCGTGGAGCACACATATGGCCGAGCTGCGCGACGCCGACGGCGGTGGCCGGCGGTTGTGGGGCCAGATCTTCGGGGGCGTGGTCGACCGTGACAGCGCGATTGACGGGGCGCCGCTCGACTATCGGCAGGACTTTTTCGGTGCGCAGGTGGGCTATGACCTTGGCGGCGCGGAAAGCGAGGACAGTAGCACGATCTTCGGGGTCACCGGCGGCTATCTGAGTTCGAAGCAGCATTTTGCCGGCGGAAACGAGCGTGCCGATTTCGATGCCCTCAATCTTGCCGGCTATGCAAGCTATCGCGGCAAGCATGTCTTTGCGAACCTGCTCGGCCAGTATAGCCATTACCGGATCGCTGCGCAGGGCGGCATCGGAGACGAGCGCTGGTCCGACAAGGTCGGCGGCGATGCCTATGGCGTGCAGGGCGAAGTCGGCGTGCGGTTGGGATCGGAGAAAATCTTCATCGAACCTGTCGCGACGCTTGCCTGGCAGACAAGTTCGATCGACGCGATCGAGGCATTCAGCCACCGGATCGACTTCGACAACAACAGTGCGGTGACGGGCAAGATCGGCGCGCGTTTCGGCGCTGCGCTGGGTAGCGAGGGAGGGACGCAGGCGGTGCTGTACGCCCGCGGCAATTATGTCCATGCGTTCAGCGGCAAAGCGGGGCTGCTCTTTTCAAGCGGTGACGTCAGCCAGTCGATCGTGACGCCGCGTACCGACGACTATGGCGAGGTAGCGGTCGGGCTTAACATCCTGTCGAAGGGGCCGGTGAGCGGTTTCATCGAGGGCGACGCCACCATCGGAAGCGGGACGAAGGGTGGCGGTGGCCGCGTCGGCGTCCGCTTCAAATTCTGA
- a CDS encoding TonB-dependent receptor — protein MRVAAGMILLAAPVAAQAAGEAADIDVPAGPLGKAVAALSRQARIDIGVDDASLHRIATSPVRGRMAAEAALDQMLRGTPATWRRGRGGLFHIVRRPRAMAVRASLRPAPPAARPAAPVRPAEIIVTASKRDILLADIPGMVTVLPGDSFANGIAPGGEAIVRRLSGVGSTHLGPGRNKLFVRGIIDSSFHGQGQVATAQYLDHVQINHNGPDPDLRLYDIAAVELLEGPQGTLYGAGAIGGLIRVVSNRPRLDRIEGRVGAGVSQVAHGAMGGDMAAVFNIPLVKGTAGLRVVGYSAREGGYIDNPLLGLSDINGVTVRGGRAAMRVDAGGWTIDVGGIFQSIDADDSQWTDREGAKLSRSSLAREAYVSRYRQANVAVERDFGDVRLVSSLALVRRAGTQQFDDGKQIAPFVVTQRARSKLIVGETRLSSRRPDGTGWVAGIGFLDSDSLIRRANGDGEGLAAQRQSSANRSRELALFGEANVGVARGVALTGGFRLSRIRLHGTAWAKGDLSTLPGNGKPLGVELSGSDLRVLPSLALSVRPSNNMMLYARYQEGFRPGGVGLAGPIPEIYRGDRLRSWEIGQHLQLGGGVRVAIAASYARWHGILAEIVSQSGDLMTVNIGDGGIASIETRADWRSPSGWSLSGGGFVARSRLTRSNIGTVAVRGARLPNVPNIGLQASVGREWRLGADLSVKLAADVRYVGGSRIGAGPRLDAGQGDYIDDHLTLRVGDTRRGLSLEFTNLADAASNRFAIGTPYRIYHPQATPQRPRTIRIGFDAAF, from the coding sequence ATGAGAGTCGCTGCCGGTATGATCTTGCTGGCGGCGCCGGTTGCCGCGCAGGCTGCGGGCGAGGCAGCGGATATCGACGTGCCGGCGGGCCCGCTCGGCAAAGCTGTCGCGGCACTCTCGCGGCAGGCGCGTATCGATATCGGGGTCGACGATGCATCGCTCCACCGTATCGCGACGTCGCCGGTTCGCGGACGAATGGCCGCCGAGGCCGCGCTGGACCAAATGTTGCGCGGGACGCCTGCGACATGGCGGCGCGGGCGCGGCGGGTTGTTTCATATCGTGAGAAGGCCGCGGGCGATGGCAGTACGCGCTTCGCTGAGGCCAGCGCCGCCTGCCGCGCGCCCGGCGGCGCCAGTCCGGCCCGCGGAGATAATCGTGACCGCCTCGAAACGCGATATTCTCCTGGCCGATATTCCGGGGATGGTCACGGTCCTGCCGGGCGATTCATTCGCCAACGGCATTGCTCCCGGCGGCGAGGCAATTGTGCGGCGGCTGTCCGGCGTCGGGTCGACGCATTTGGGCCCGGGGCGCAACAAATTGTTCGTCCGCGGCATCATCGATTCAAGCTTCCATGGCCAGGGTCAGGTCGCAACAGCGCAATATCTCGACCATGTCCAGATCAACCATAATGGTCCCGATCCCGATCTTCGCCTTTACGACATTGCGGCAGTCGAATTGCTCGAGGGACCGCAGGGGACGCTCTATGGCGCAGGGGCAATCGGCGGGCTGATCAGGGTCGTCTCGAACCGGCCCCGGCTCGACCGGATCGAAGGTCGCGTTGGCGCCGGGGTTTCGCAAGTCGCGCATGGCGCGATGGGCGGAGATATGGCAGCGGTATTTAATATTCCGCTCGTAAAGGGCACCGCTGGCCTGCGCGTCGTGGGCTATTCTGCGCGCGAGGGCGGCTATATCGATAACCCGTTGCTCGGTCTCTCGGACATCAACGGGGTGACAGTGCGGGGCGGGCGAGCTGCGATGCGCGTCGATGCGGGAGGGTGGACGATTGATGTCGGCGGTATATTCCAATCGATCGATGCCGATGACAGCCAGTGGACCGATCGTGAGGGAGCTAAGCTCAGCCGATCGAGTCTGGCGCGCGAGGCATATGTTAGCCGCTACCGGCAAGCGAATGTAGCGGTCGAGCGGGATTTCGGTGACGTTCGCCTGGTTTCCAGCCTTGCCTTGGTGCGGCGGGCAGGCACGCAGCAGTTCGACGATGGAAAGCAAATCGCGCCTTTCGTGGTGACGCAGCGCGCCCGATCGAAACTCATCGTCGGCGAGACGCGTCTTTCGAGCCGGCGCCCGGACGGCACCGGCTGGGTTGCCGGTATCGGCTTTCTCGATAGCGACAGCCTGATCCGGCGGGCAAACGGGGATGGCGAAGGTCTTGCGGCGCAGCGGCAGAGTTCCGCCAACCGCTCGCGAGAGTTAGCACTTTTCGGTGAAGCGAATGTGGGTGTTGCGCGCGGGGTCGCATTGACCGGCGGCTTTCGCCTTAGCCGGATACGGCTTCACGGCACGGCGTGGGCGAAGGGCGATCTCAGCACGCTCCCGGGAAATGGGAAACCCCTCGGCGTCGAGCTTTCCGGCAGCGATCTGCGCGTGCTCCCCAGCCTGGCACTGTCTGTGCGCCCTTCGAACAATATGATGTTGTACGCGCGCTATCAGGAAGGATTCAGACCTGGGGGTGTCGGTTTGGCCGGGCCTATCCCTGAAATCTATCGTGGCGACCGGCTGCGATCATGGGAAATCGGGCAGCATCTGCAACTGGGCGGCGGCGTTCGGGTCGCGATCGCCGCCTCTTATGCGCGGTGGCATGGAATTCTGGCTGAAATCGTCTCGCAGTCGGGAGACCTGATGACGGTCAATATCGGCGATGGCGGGATTGCATCGATCGAGACACGGGCGGACTGGAGATCACCCAGCGGATGGAGTTTGAGCGGTGGGGGCTTCGTGGCCCGCAGTCGGCTGACGCGTTCGAACATCGGAACGGTTGCTGTGCGCGGGGCGCGGTTGCCGAACGTCCCGAACATCGGACTTCAAGCGAGCGTGGGCCGCGAATGGCGGCTGGGCGCGGATCTGAGCGTGAAGCTCGCCGCCGATGTCCGCTATGTCGGTGGCTCGCGGATCGGGGCAGGGCCAAGGCTCGACGCGGGGCAAGGCGATTATATCGACGATCACCTAACGCTCCGCGTCGGCGATACGCGTCGCGGGCTCAGCCTTGAATTTACCAATCTTGCCGATGCCGCTTCGAACCGTTTCGCGATTGGAACGCCCTATCGCATCTATCACCCGCAGGCGACGCCGCAGCGTCCGCGAACGATCCGGATCGGTTTCGACGCGGCCTTCTAA